One window of Arthrobacter oryzae genomic DNA carries:
- a CDS encoding mandelate racemase/muconate lactonizing enzyme family protein: MKIVSAHVGTIPISSSIRNAFIDFTKMDCTIIALVSDVFVDGKPLVGYGFNSNGRYNATGILKDRILPRIMDAPSEDLLDEDGQLSPEKAWDLMMSNEKPGGHGERSVAVGVADMALHDLAAKIAGVPLYRWISDHYGDGNPDKDVFVYAAGGYYAPGKSLEDLQNEMRGFLAKGYNVVKMKIGGADLAEDLRRIEAVIEVLDGDASRLMVDVNGKFDLETALEYGKAIDQYGLFWYEEVGDPLDYALNATLSEHYKNPIATGENLFSLQDARNLVRYGGMRPDRDFIQVDPALSYGLTEYRRIQDMLAQHGWSSRRCIPHGGHQFSLHIAAALKLGGNESYPGEFQPTGGFTDDAVIVNSRVAPGDLPGIGLEGKAEFYKVLRALHD; this comes from the coding sequence ATGAAAATCGTTTCCGCCCACGTCGGCACCATTCCCATCAGTTCCTCGATCCGGAACGCCTTCATTGACTTCACCAAGATGGACTGCACGATCATCGCCCTCGTCAGCGACGTGTTTGTCGACGGGAAGCCTCTGGTTGGCTATGGTTTCAACTCCAACGGCCGCTACAACGCCACGGGCATCCTGAAGGACCGCATCCTTCCCCGCATCATGGACGCCCCGTCCGAGGACCTTCTCGATGAGGACGGCCAGCTCTCGCCGGAGAAGGCGTGGGACCTGATGATGTCCAACGAGAAACCTGGTGGACACGGCGAGCGCTCGGTGGCCGTCGGCGTCGCCGACATGGCCCTGCACGACCTCGCAGCCAAGATCGCCGGCGTCCCGCTTTACCGGTGGATCTCTGACCACTACGGTGACGGGAACCCGGATAAGGACGTGTTTGTCTACGCAGCCGGCGGTTACTACGCACCTGGCAAGAGCCTCGAGGACCTGCAGAACGAAATGCGCGGCTTCCTCGCCAAGGGCTACAACGTGGTCAAGATGAAGATCGGCGGCGCCGACCTCGCCGAGGACCTGCGCCGCATCGAAGCCGTGATCGAGGTCCTCGACGGCGACGCTTCCCGCCTGATGGTGGACGTCAACGGCAAGTTCGACCTGGAGACGGCGCTGGAATACGGCAAAGCCATCGACCAGTACGGGCTGTTCTGGTACGAGGAAGTCGGCGACCCGCTGGACTACGCCCTGAACGCCACCCTCTCCGAGCACTACAAAAACCCGATCGCCACCGGAGAGAACCTGTTCTCCCTCCAGGATGCCCGGAACCTGGTCCGCTACGGCGGCATGCGCCCGGACCGCGACTTCATCCAGGTCGACCCGGCCCTGAGCTACGGCCTGACCGAATACCGCCGGATCCAGGACATGCTCGCCCAGCACGGCTGGTCCTCACGCCGCTGCATCCCGCACGGCGGACACCAGTTCTCCCTGCACATCGCCGCAGCCCTCAAGCTTGGCGGCAACGAGTCCTACCCGGGCGAGTTCCAGCCCACCGGAGGCTTCACCGACGACGCGGTGATCGTCAACAGCCGCGTGGCCCCGGGCGATCTGCCGGGCATCGGGCTCGAAGGCAAGGCTGAGTTCTACAAGGTCCTGCGCGCTCTGCACGACTAG
- a CDS encoding cation:dicarboxylate symporter family transporter → MSSHTLQNPQHSSHPPKQRSRFGRLMRELWFQVVLGAVLGIAVGFLLPEVGKQLTPLSDWFIALVKMIVIPVVFCVVSLGIASMDSLRKAGRIGVKALGYFLALSLLSMLIGLVVANVFRPGDGMNIDPSQLDSSKVPAKASEGFNGIEFVNNIIPESLFGALTGHTIIAALMVSIIFGAAMNVSGEAGAFLTRGIQALSTVIFKIVTWVMRLAPIGTFGALAAVVANYGTQSLQQLGYLVLLFTGTCILYVLVVLGIIARTCGLNIFTVMRYFKAELLIALSTCSSEAVLPQLIKKLEAMGVGKSTVGIVIPSGFSFNLDGSAVYLTMASVFLAQAVGMDLSWEQQLVMVGVMMLTSKGTAGIAGGAFIVLASTLSSVGGIPLAALALIVGIDRLLNEGRVFINVLGNVMAAVVVGKWEKDYDHEQARKALHAAGQKKNEIEAKTPAAAEADKVDVY, encoded by the coding sequence ATGTCGTCCCACACCCTGCAGAATCCCCAGCATTCCTCCCACCCGCCCAAGCAGCGATCCCGGTTCGGCCGGCTGATGCGCGAACTATGGTTCCAGGTCGTCCTGGGCGCCGTCCTGGGCATCGCCGTCGGCTTTCTGCTGCCCGAAGTCGGCAAGCAGCTCACACCTCTGAGTGACTGGTTCATCGCCCTGGTGAAGATGATCGTCATCCCCGTTGTGTTCTGCGTCGTGTCCCTCGGCATCGCATCGATGGACAGCCTGCGCAAAGCCGGTCGTATCGGTGTGAAGGCACTGGGCTACTTCCTCGCCCTGTCCCTGCTGTCGATGCTGATCGGCCTGGTCGTCGCCAACGTCTTCCGTCCCGGCGACGGCATGAACATCGACCCGTCCCAGCTGGACTCCAGCAAGGTTCCGGCCAAGGCCAGCGAAGGCTTCAACGGCATTGAATTCGTCAACAACATCATTCCCGAATCCCTCTTCGGTGCCCTGACTGGCCACACCATCATCGCCGCACTGATGGTCTCCATCATCTTCGGTGCCGCCATGAACGTCTCCGGCGAAGCCGGTGCCTTCCTGACCCGTGGCATCCAGGCTCTGTCCACGGTGATCTTCAAGATCGTCACATGGGTCATGCGCCTTGCCCCAATCGGCACCTTCGGCGCCCTGGCGGCCGTTGTAGCCAACTACGGCACCCAGAGCCTGCAGCAACTCGGTTACCTCGTCCTGCTCTTCACCGGAACCTGCATCCTCTACGTCCTCGTAGTCCTGGGCATCATCGCCCGCACCTGCGGACTGAACATCTTCACCGTTATGCGCTACTTCAAGGCCGAACTGCTCATCGCCCTGAGCACCTGCTCCAGTGAAGCCGTCCTTCCACAGCTGATCAAGAAGCTCGAAGCCATGGGTGTGGGCAAGTCCACCGTCGGCATCGTCATCCCCTCCGGGTTCTCCTTCAACCTTGACGGGTCAGCCGTCTACCTGACCATGGCCTCAGTGTTCCTGGCCCAAGCCGTTGGCATGGACCTCTCCTGGGAGCAGCAGCTGGTCATGGTCGGCGTCATGATGCTCACCAGCAAGGGCACCGCCGGCATTGCAGGCGGAGCGTTCATCGTCCTGGCCAGCACCTTGAGCTCTGTCGGCGGGATCCCGCTGGCAGCTCTCGCCCTCATCGTCGGCATCGACCGGCTCCTGAACGAAGGCCGGGTGTTCATCAACGTCCTCGGCAACGTGATGGCCGCCGTCGTCGTCGGCAAGTGGGAAAAGGACTACGACCACGAACAGGCACGCAAAGCCCTGCATGCCGCAGGCCAGAAGAAAAACGAAATCGAAGCAAAGACACCGGCCGCCGCGGAAGCGGACAAGGTCGACGTCTACTAA
- a CDS encoding phosphoglycerate dehydrogenase has protein sequence MAARILITTDYLQPEDAVDQLLREHGLEPVYSPHRGPRPTEERGSLFEGISGAILASEPVTADMLKAAATLKVIARSGVGYDSIDVQAAAAQGIRVCNAPGTNHHSVAELTIGLIIMAARRLLQVTTAVRNGHWPREAGHELRGSTLGIIGYGPSGRATANLGAALGMTALVSTAHPDPDNPAVRFTDLDTVIRDADYLSLHTRGGRSAGKLIDAPRLQAMKPTAILINTARGSLVDEEALAKALNNGTIAGAALEVLENEPMPGDSPLRGLDNVLITSHLAGQTAEARTRAGLAAAHAVIDVLENREPAHPVDR, from the coding sequence ATGGCCGCCCGCATCCTGATCACCACCGACTACCTCCAGCCGGAAGATGCCGTTGACCAGCTCCTGCGGGAACACGGTCTGGAACCGGTCTACTCGCCACACCGGGGCCCACGGCCCACTGAGGAACGCGGGTCGTTGTTCGAGGGCATCTCCGGCGCGATCCTCGCCAGTGAGCCGGTCACCGCCGACATGCTCAAAGCCGCCGCCACCCTGAAAGTCATTGCGCGCAGCGGCGTGGGGTACGACTCCATCGACGTCCAGGCCGCGGCCGCACAAGGAATCAGGGTCTGCAACGCCCCCGGAACCAACCACCACTCGGTCGCCGAACTCACCATCGGACTGATTATCATGGCCGCCCGCCGCCTCCTGCAGGTCACCACCGCCGTCCGAAACGGGCACTGGCCCCGCGAGGCCGGCCACGAACTGCGCGGCTCCACCCTGGGCATCATCGGCTACGGCCCCAGCGGACGCGCCACGGCAAACCTCGGAGCCGCCCTCGGAATGACCGCCCTGGTCAGCACCGCCCACCCCGACCCGGACAATCCCGCGGTCCGGTTCACCGATCTCGACACCGTCATCCGTGACGCCGACTACCTCTCCCTGCACACCCGCGGAGGCCGGAGCGCCGGCAAACTCATCGACGCGCCCAGGCTGCAAGCGATGAAACCCACCGCCATCCTCATCAACACGGCCCGCGGCTCGCTCGTGGACGAAGAGGCCTTGGCCAAGGCACTTAACAACGGAACCATCGCCGGCGCCGCGCTGGAGGTGCTCGAGAACGAACCCATGCCCGGCGACAGCCCCCTCCGGGGCCTGGACAACGTTCTCATCACCTCCCACCTCGCCGGCCA